A single Watersipora subatra chromosome 7, tzWatSuba1.1, whole genome shotgun sequence DNA region contains:
- the LOC137400718 gene encoding uncharacterized PPE family protein PPE24-like produces MPSLQMPSLQMPSLQMPSLQMPSLHMPSLHMPSLHMLSLQMPSLQMPSLHMPSLHMPSLHMLSLQMPSLQMPSLHMPSLHMPYLHMLYLHMPSLQMPSLHMPSLHMPSLHMPSLNMPSLHMPYLHMPSLRMPYLHMPSLHMPSLNMPSLQMPSLHMPSVHMPSLYMPSLHMPYLYMPSLHMPSLYKCLPYKCLPYTCLPYTCFPFTCLHYTCLPYTCLPYTSFPFTCLPYTCLPYTCLPYTCLPYTCLPKHAFPTHAFPTRSF; encoded by the coding sequence ATGCCTTCCCTACAGATGCCTTCCCTACAGATGCCTTCCCTACAGATGCCTTCCCTACAGATGCCTTCCCTACACATGCCTTCCTTACACATGCCTTCCCTACACATGCTTTCCCTACAGATGCCTTCCCTACAGATGCCTTCCCTACACATGCCTTCCTTACACATGCCTTCCCTACACATGCTTTCCCTACAGATGCCTTCCCTACAGATGCCTTCCCTACACATGCCTTCCCTACACATGCCTTACCTACACATGCTTTACCTACACATGCCTTCCCTACAAATGCCTTCCCTACACATGCCTTCCCTACACATGCCTTCCCTACACATGCCTTCCCTAAACATGCCTTCCCTACACATGCCTTACCTACACATGCCTTCCCTACGCATGCCTTACCTACACATGCCTTCCCTACACATGCCTTCCCTAAACATGCCTTCCCTACAAATGCCTTCCCTACACATGCCTTCCGTACACATGCCTTCCCTATACATGCCTTCCCTACACATGCCTTACCTATACATGCCTTCCCTACACATGCCTTCCCTATACAAATGCCTTCCCTACAAATGCCTTCCCTACACATGCCTTCCCTACACATGCTTTCCCTTCACATGCCTTCACTACACATGCCTTCCCTACACATGCCTTCCCTACACATCCTTTCCCTTCACATGCCTTCCCTACACATGCCTTCCCTACACATGCCTTCCCTACACATGCCTTCCCTACACATGCCTTCCTAAACATGCCTTCCCTACACATGCTTTCCCTACACGATCCTTTTAA